One window of Aliarcobacter lanthieri genomic DNA carries:
- a CDS encoding glycosyltransferase family 9 protein, with protein sequence MNLLITRHDKIGDFVVTLPLFKAIKEQYPDVKLTALVSKINYKFAKDIDFIDDVILYNTNDLDRTLQDIKSKNFDVSISAYIDTNLGKLLYKSGIKKRVAPATKLAQIFFNKKVIQRRSKVKKTEWQYNLDLAKKIFPDIKLEFTQPLLNIKEKKEKRVIFHAGSGGSTDGNLKIDDYINLARSIKDSQYEIVFSFGPDDEKIKEYIETNVDFKALIYESKVTLYDFAKYIASSSLFVSTSTGPMHLAGASNSKTLSFFGNIKFASSKRWATISEEINQNNFMLDKNYTIDDYIDIENRLKEIISE encoded by the coding sequence ATGAATTTACTTATAACAAGACATGATAAAATAGGTGATTTTGTAGTAACTTTACCACTTTTTAAAGCTATAAAAGAACAATATCCAGATGTTAAGCTAACAGCACTTGTATCGAAGATAAATTATAAATTTGCAAAAGATATTGATTTTATAGATGATGTTATTTTGTACAATACAAATGATTTAGATAGAACTTTACAAGATATAAAATCTAAAAATTTTGATGTAAGTATTAGTGCATATATTGATACAAATTTAGGGAAACTTTTATATAAAAGTGGTATAAAAAAAAGAGTTGCACCTGCAACAAAATTGGCTCAGATTTTTTTCAATAAAAAAGTAATACAAAGAAGAAGTAAAGTTAAAAAAACAGAATGGCAATATAATCTAGATTTAGCAAAAAAAATATTTCCTGATATAAAATTAGAGTTTACTCAACCACTTTTAAATATAAAAGAAAAAAAAGAAAAAAGAGTTATTTTTCATGCAGGATCAGGTGGTAGTACAGATGGAAATTTAAAGATTGATGATTATATAAATTTAGCTAGAAGTATTAAAGATAGCCAGTATGAAATAGTTTTTAGTTTTGGTCCTGATGATGAAAAAATAAAAGAATATATTGAAACAAATGTAGATTTTAAAGCTTTGATTTATGAATCAAAAGTAACTTTATATGACTTTGCAAAATATATAGCAAGTAGTTCTTTGTTTGTAAGTACTTCAACTGGACCTATGCATCTTGCTGGAGCATCTAATTCTAAAACATTATCTTTTTTTGGAAATATCAAATTTGCAAGTAGTAAAAGATGGGCAACTATAAGTGAAGAGATAAATCAAAATAATTTTATGTTAGATAAAAATTATACAATAGATGATTACATAGATATTGAGAATAGATTAAAAGAGATTATCAGTGAATAA
- a CDS encoding phosphatase PAP2 family protein has protein sequence MTQETLNKQIVITAILLVAVILFFDFTNIDRFVQDLFYNFETNSWIVSIYEDKVAKFIFYDGFKKLFKVFYLLTIIFLILSFFKRFPILHSYRKNILIFGLSLLLVPSLAGLKSVTNMPCPDEIIEYGGKYPNVRLFGSYPEDNTPLKRVKCYPAGHAVLGFSLMALYFLFKIKRNKNIALGVGITIGVLTGGYKMLIGHHFLSHTLVTMIGAWLIILIVTKIVNKIKKLED, from the coding sequence ATGACGCAAGAAACCCTGAATAAACAAATAGTAATCACAGCAATCTTACTTGTAGCTGTAATTTTATTTTTTGACTTTACAAATATAGATAGGTTTGTGCAAGATTTGTTTTATAATTTTGAAACTAATTCGTGGATAGTATCAATATATGAGGATAAAGTTGCAAAATTTATCTTTTATGATGGGTTCAAAAAGTTATTCAAAGTTTTTTATCTTTTAACTATAATATTTCTTATTTTATCTTTTTTCAAAAGATTTCCTATTTTACATAGTTATAGAAAAAACATATTGATTTTTGGCTTATCTTTACTTCTTGTTCCATCTTTAGCTGGGTTAAAAAGTGTTACAAATATGCCTTGCCCTGATGAAATAATTGAATATGGTGGGAAATATCCAAATGTTAGACTTTTTGGAAGCTATCCAGAAGATAATACTCCATTAAAGAGAGTAAAATGTTATCCAGCTGGTCATGCTGTACTTGGATTTTCTTTGATGGCTTTATATTTTTTATTTAAAATAAAAAGAAATAAAAATATTGCATTAGGAGTTGGAATAACTATTGGAGTTTTAACTGGTGGTTATAAAATGTTAATTGGACATCATTTTTTAAGTCATACTTTAGTAACCATGATTGGGGCTTGGTTGATTATATTAATAGTTACAAAAATAGTTAATAAAATAAAAAAGCTAGAAGATTAA
- the rfaE1 gene encoding D-glycero-beta-D-manno-heptose-7-phosphate kinase, with protein sequence MKKLDKKPKILVIGDLMIDHYLWGNCDRISPEAPVQIVNVQKESSVLGGAGNVINNLVALGAKVEVISVVGADIVADELKALLKNINVPTSNLVIENTRKTSKKSRLIASQQQVLRYDMESIDDIDENSHKSIITTLTNSINKYNSIILSDYGKGVLTTKLTQDIIKIANKNNIKVLVDPKGKDYSKYKGSYTLTPNKKEAQEATNIIIKDEKSLIEASKVLKEKCNLEVSLITLSEQGIAIFDDNLTIKPTVAREVYDVTGAGDTVIASIAFALGNDLSIDESVSFANLSAGIVVGKIGSATATLDEIYEYEYSLHKSNSTSHIKTFKEIEELAIKLHNLGKKIVFTNGCFDILHVGHVKYLEEAKSYGDVLILGLNADSSVRKLKGAKRPINTQDDRAYILASLESVDYVVIFEEETPYELIKLIKPHTLVKGGDYEGKEVVGQDIADELKLVQFVDGKSTTNTIKRIQENEKCNN encoded by the coding sequence ATGAAAAAATTGGATAAAAAACCAAAGATTTTAGTTATTGGTGATCTAATGATAGATCACTATTTATGGGGAAATTGTGATAGGATTTCTCCTGAAGCTCCAGTTCAAATTGTAAATGTACAAAAAGAGAGTTCAGTTTTAGGTGGAGCAGGAAATGTAATAAACAATCTTGTAGCACTTGGAGCAAAAGTTGAAGTAATAAGTGTAGTTGGAGCAGATATAGTAGCAGATGAATTAAAAGCTCTATTAAAAAACATTAATGTTCCAACTTCAAATTTAGTAATTGAAAATACAAGAAAGACATCTAAAAAAAGTAGGCTTATAGCTTCACAACAACAAGTATTAAGATATGACATGGAAAGTATTGATGATATTGATGAAAATAGTCATAAATCAATAATTACAACTTTAACTAATAGTATAAACAAATATAACTCTATTATTCTTTCTGATTATGGTAAAGGAGTTTTAACAACAAAATTAACTCAAGATATTATAAAAATAGCAAATAAAAATAATATAAAAGTTCTAGTTGACCCAAAAGGTAAAGATTATTCTAAATATAAAGGTTCATACACTCTTACACCAAATAAAAAAGAAGCACAAGAAGCCACAAATATAATAATAAAAGATGAGAAATCTTTAATTGAAGCTTCAAAAGTTTTAAAAGAAAAATGTAATTTAGAAGTTTCACTTATAACTTTAAGTGAACAAGGTATTGCTATTTTCGATGATAACCTAACTATTAAACCAACTGTTGCAAGAGAAGTATATGATGTAACTGGTGCAGGAGATACTGTTATAGCTTCTATTGCTTTTGCTCTAGGGAATGATTTATCTATAGATGAATCTGTTAGCTTTGCAAATTTAAGTGCAGGTATTGTTGTAGGTAAAATAGGAAGTGCAACAGCAACCTTAGATGAAATTTATGAGTATGAGTATAGCTTACATAAATCAAACTCAACAAGCCATATAAAAACTTTTAAAGAGATTGAAGAGTTAGCTATAAAACTTCACAATCTTGGTAAAAAAATAGTTTTTACAAATGGATGCTTTGATATTCTTCATGTTGGTCATGTAAAATATTTAGAAGAAGCAAAAAGTTATGGTGATGTTTTAATCTTAGGATTAAATGCAGATAGTAGTGTACGAAAATTAAAAGGTGCAAAAAGACCTATAAACACTCAAGATGACAGAGCATATATTTTAGCTTCTTTAGAAAGTGTAGATTATGTAGTTATTTTTGAAGAAGAGACACCTTATGAATTGATAAAGTTAATTAAACCGCATACTTTAGTAAAGGGTGGAGATTATGAAGGGAAAGAGGTAGTTGGACAAGATATAGCAGATGAGTTAAAACTTGTGCAATTTGTAGATGGGAAAAGTACAACAAATACGATAAAAAGGATACAAGAAAATGAAAAATGCAATAATTAA
- the rfaD gene encoding ADP-glyceromanno-heptose 6-epimerase, whose product MKYNNINFNRKTILITGGAGFIGSNLAFYFQKNYPDAKVVVLDCFRSEDTFSNGNLKSFGHFKNLLGFHGIVISGDINDKNLLKSLEKNYKFDYIFHQAAISDTTALEQDIMMKTNVNAYEDLLKIAIKHKANMIYASSAATYGDSDRFEVGFEKPNNVYGFSKVMMDNITYEYLKRDLPISIVGLKYFNVYGPREFFKNKTASMVVQFGHQILKGQIPKLFEGSDNILRDFVFIEDIIQANIKACKPKKSGVYNVGTGKARSFEDIVNILQENLEIDNGKEYIPNPFIGSYQFFTEANIETTKKFLDYEPQYSLEDGIKAYIPEIQRLFKEEIK is encoded by the coding sequence ATGAAATATAACAATATAAATTTTAATAGAAAAACAATTTTAATTACTGGTGGAGCAGGATTTATAGGTTCAAATTTAGCTTTTTATTTTCAAAAGAATTATCCTGATGCAAAAGTTGTAGTTTTGGATTGTTTTAGAAGTGAAGATACTTTTTCAAATGGTAATTTAAAAAGCTTTGGTCATTTCAAAAATCTATTAGGATTTCACGGAATAGTAATAAGTGGTGATATAAATGATAAAAATCTTTTAAAATCTTTAGAAAAGAATTATAAATTTGACTATATTTTTCATCAAGCAGCAATTTCTGATACAACAGCACTTGAACAAGATATTATGATGAAAACAAATGTAAATGCATATGAAGATTTACTAAAAATTGCTATAAAGCATAAAGCAAATATGATTTATGCTTCTAGTGCGGCAACTTATGGAGATAGTGATAGATTTGAAGTTGGTTTTGAAAAACCAAATAATGTTTATGGATTTTCAAAAGTTATGATGGATAATATAACTTATGAATATTTAAAAAGAGATTTACCAATTTCTATTGTTGGATTAAAGTATTTTAATGTTTATGGTCCAAGAGAATTTTTTAAAAATAAAACAGCTTCAATGGTTGTACAATTTGGACATCAAATTTTAAAAGGACAAATACCAAAACTTTTTGAAGGTAGTGATAATATTCTAAGAGATTTTGTATTTATAGAAGATATTATCCAAGCAAATATCAAAGCTTGTAAACCTAAAAAATCTGGTGTTTATAATGTAGGTACAGGGAAAGCTAGAAGTTTTGAAGATATTGTAAATATTTTACAAGAAAATTTAGAAATAGATAATGGGAAAGAGTATATTCCAAATCCATTCATAGGTTCTTATCAATTTTTTACAGAAGCGAATATTGAAACTACAAAGAAATTCTTAGATTATGAACCACAATATTCATTAGAAGATGGTATAAAAGCTTATATTCCAGAAATACAAAGATTATTTAAAGAAGAAATTAAATGA
- a CDS encoding phosphoethanolamine transferase: MKTLSSYMLILFSSIAFTLFYNYSFFKNIVNTYGFSGLNIIYILSTAVLLVALLTFILSLFTYKYITKFILITLFIISAFTAYFMDSYGVVIDTEMIRNSLQTNLNESKDLFSFKLVLYVIFLAILPTYFIYKIKIEYKTFKSELASKIKIIVLSLVIILAIVFSFSKFYTSLFREHKPLRYNVNPIFWIYSIGNYINKTFDTVPVTLKEIGKDSKVVEPIEEPKELIILVVGETARADRFSLNGYEKETNPLLKQEDVISFPNMYSCGTSTAHSVPCMFSVYLKDDYSYKKGISTENILDVLKNTKDISILWRDNNSDSKGVALRVDYEDYKTSSANTICEDGECRDEGMLIGLEDYIEKNRGRDILIVLHQMGSHGPAYYKRYPKEFEKFTPVCQTNQLEKCSKEEISNAYDNTILYTDYFLSKIINFLKEYENSHETALVYVSDHGESLGENGLYLHGMPYAIAPKEQTNVASLIWIGEGAMEHEYDKAKLKTYKDKEFSQDNLFHTLLGLFEVETEVYKKDKDILDDARNPE, translated from the coding sequence TTGAAAACTTTATCTTCTTATATGTTAATACTGTTTAGCTCTATTGCTTTTACTCTTTTTTACAATTATTCATTTTTCAAAAATATTGTAAATACTTATGGTTTTAGTGGATTAAATATAATTTATATTTTATCAACTGCAGTTTTGCTTGTGGCATTATTGACTTTTATTCTTTCACTTTTTACTTATAAATATATAACAAAATTTATTTTGATAACTTTATTTATCATTTCAGCGTTTACTGCGTATTTTATGGATAGTTATGGAGTTGTTATTGATACTGAGATGATTAGAAACTCTTTACAGACGAACTTAAATGAGTCAAAAGATTTGTTTAGCTTTAAACTTGTTTTATATGTAATATTTTTGGCAATTCTTCCAACGTATTTTATATATAAAATAAAAATTGAGTACAAAACTTTTAAAAGTGAACTAGCTTCAAAGATAAAAATTATAGTTTTATCTTTAGTTATAATTTTGGCAATAGTTTTTAGTTTTTCTAAATTTTATACCTCTTTATTTAGAGAGCATAAACCTTTAAGATACAATGTAAATCCAATATTTTGGATATATAGTATTGGAAACTATATAAATAAAACTTTTGATACAGTTCCTGTAACTTTAAAGGAAATTGGAAAAGATTCAAAAGTAGTTGAACCAATAGAAGAGCCAAAAGAGTTGATTATTTTAGTTGTTGGAGAAACGGCACGAGCTGATAGATTTTCATTAAATGGCTACGAAAAAGAGACAAACCCACTTTTAAAACAAGAAGATGTTATAAGTTTTCCAAATATGTACTCTTGTGGAACTTCAACAGCACACTCAGTACCTTGTATGTTTTCAGTTTATCTAAAAGATGATTATAGTTACAAAAAAGGTATTTCAACTGAAAATATTTTAGATGTTCTAAAAAATACTAAAGATATATCTATTTTATGGAGAGATAATAACTCTGATTCAAAAGGTGTAGCTTTAAGAGTTGATTATGAAGATTATAAAACTTCTAGTGCAAATACAATTTGTGAAGATGGTGAGTGTAGAGATGAAGGAATGCTTATTGGACTTGAAGATTATATAGAAAAAAATAGAGGAAGAGATATTTTAATAGTTCTTCATCAAATGGGAAGTCATGGACCAGCTTACTATAAAAGATATCCAAAAGAGTTTGAGAAATTCACTCCTGTATGTCAAACAAATCAGCTTGAGAAGTGTTCAAAAGAGGAGATAAGTAATGCCTATGATAATACAATTTTATATACAGATTACTTTTTATCAAAAATTATAAATTTTCTAAAAGAATATGAAAATAGCCACGAAACAGCCTTAGTTTATGTATCTGACCATGGAGAAAGTTTAGGTGAAAATGGGCTTTATTTACATGGAATGCCTTATGCAATAGCTCCAAAAGAGCAAACAAATGTTGCATCACTAATTTGGATAGGTGAAGGTGCTATGGAGCATGAATATGATAAGGCAAAATTAAAAACATATAAAGATAAAGAGTTTTCACAAGATAATCTATTTCACACTCTTTTAGGTCTATTTGAAGTTGAAACGGAAGTTTATAAAAAAGATAAGGATATTTTAGATGACGCAAGAAACCCTGAATAA
- a CDS encoding acyltransferase: MINLLHIIQIKNYLKVKKNNYIKITGKLKLSKINIKGIDNSINIDNSNIKRSKIGIYGNNNILEIYSNCFIRNLNIMIIGNNLKIIIKNNCEIGGATIVCAGDNNSIFIEENCLFAANIEIRNNDGHTILDHLGNIINSSKDITISNNVWICQNVKILKGVKIGPNSVVALDTLVTKGDYPSNIILAGNPAKIIKQNIFWKKDLPK; encoded by the coding sequence ATGATAAATCTACTACATATTATTCAAATAAAAAACTACTTAAAAGTAAAAAAAAATAACTATATTAAAATTACTGGTAAGTTAAAATTATCTAAAATAAATATAAAAGGTATAGATAATTCAATAAATATTGATAACTCTAATATTAAAAGGTCTAAAATAGGTATATATGGTAACAATAATATTCTAGAAATTTATAGTAATTGTTTCATAAGAAATTTAAATATTATGATTATAGGTAATAATCTTAAAATTATTATTAAAAATAATTGTGAAATTGGTGGAGCAACTATTGTTTGTGCGGGTGATAACAATTCAATATTTATTGAAGAAAATTGTCTTTTTGCTGCAAATATAGAAATTAGAAATAATGATGGACACACAATTTTAGATCATCTTGGTAATATAATAAATAGTAGTAAAGACATTACTATTTCAAATAATGTTTGGATTTGTCAAAATGTAAAAATCTTAAAAGGTGTAAAAATTGGTCCAAACAGTGTAGTCGCTTTAGATACTTTAGTTACAAAAGGAGATTACCCTTCAAATATTATTTTAGCAGGAAATCCTGCTAAAATAATAAAACAAAATATATTTTGGAAAAAGGATTTACCAAAATAA
- a CDS encoding glycosyltransferase family 9 protein, with the protein MKIFIEIPSWLGDAIMATPAIQNIIKTYPESKIILLGSYVSTQAFQGYPNIEKVIVDDTKKNGNRYKNLIFLAKSIGKVDIAISFRRSFSSKFMMFFIKAKKKFNYRRFTKKEMHLSIRYNDFVDKVLNLNNEVGDLKLYFKPFSYTKPTLGINPGATYGSAKRWYPEEFAKVAICLASKYDIVIFGGPTETDIAKDIEDELIKNGISNYQNLAGKTTIPELIEKIAGLDLFITNDSGPMHIAAAYKVKTVAIFGPTKFTETNQWNNPNGIIVTKNLDCAPCMKRICPLKHHNCMKGITANYVLTKLTKLEENAK; encoded by the coding sequence ATGAAAATATTTATAGAGATTCCTTCTTGGTTAGGAGATGCTATCATGGCAACTCCTGCTATACAAAATATTATAAAAACATATCCAGAATCAAAAATCATACTTTTAGGCTCATATGTATCTACTCAAGCTTTTCAAGGTTATCCAAATATAGAAAAAGTTATTGTTGATGATACAAAAAAAAATGGGAATAGATATAAGAATCTTATATTTTTAGCAAAAAGTATAGGAAAAGTTGATATTGCAATATCTTTTAGAAGAAGTTTTTCTTCTAAATTTATGATGTTTTTTATCAAAGCAAAGAAAAAATTTAACTATCGAAGATTTACAAAAAAAGAGATGCATTTATCTATTAGATACAATGATTTTGTAGATAAAGTTTTAAATCTAAATAATGAAGTAGGGGATTTAAAACTATATTTTAAGCCTTTTTCTTACACTAAACCAACTTTAGGAATAAATCCTGGTGCAACTTATGGAAGTGCAAAAAGATGGTATCCAGAAGAGTTTGCTAAAGTTGCTATATGTCTTGCTTCTAAATATGATATTGTAATTTTTGGAGGACCAACTGAAACTGATATAGCAAAAGATATTGAAGATGAACTTATAAAAAATGGTATTTCAAATTATCAAAATTTAGCAGGAAAGACAACAATTCCAGAACTTATAGAAAAAATAGCTGGACTAGATTTATTTATTACAAATGATAGTGGTCCTATGCACATAGCTGCAGCTTATAAGGTGAAAACAGTAGCTATATTTGGACCTACAAAATTTACTGAAACAAATCAATGGAATAATCCAAATGGAATAATTGTTACAAAAAATTTGGATTGTGCTCCCTGTATGAAAAGAATTTGTCCACTAAAACATCATAATTGTATGAAAGGAATAACAGCAAATTATGTTTTAACAAAATTAACTAAATTGGAAGAAAATGCAAAATAA
- a CDS encoding glycosyltransferase family 2 protein: MLIDNISVVVLTKNNENTIENTLNSLQDFSDVVIYDNGSIDNTIKIAKSFLNVNLVEGEFKGFGWTKNKAASYTKNDWVMIIDSDEVVNNNLLNCLRTQKLENNTVYRLNSNGYYKNTRVKYCGWTLTVKRVYNKKVTSFNDEDEVHEHILSDGLNENILSGNINHYSYSSISEFIIKADRYSTLFAQNNVGKKSSSPTKAFFNGLYSFIKTYIFKQGFRDGYIGLIISFSHMVTNFYKYIKLYELNLEEKKSKK; encoded by the coding sequence TTGTTGATTGATAACATTAGTGTTGTAGTATTAACAAAAAATAATGAAAATACTATAGAAAATACTTTGAATAGTTTACAAGATTTTAGTGATGTCGTTATTTATGATAATGGATCAATAGATAATACAATAAAAATAGCAAAAAGTTTTTTAAATGTAAATTTAGTAGAAGGTGAATTTAAAGGATTTGGATGGACAAAAAATAAGGCTGCTTCATATACAAAGAATGATTGGGTTATGATTATTGATAGTGATGAAGTTGTAAATAATAATCTTTTAAATTGTTTAAGAACTCAAAAACTAGAGAATAATACTGTTTATAGATTAAATTCAAATGGCTACTATAAAAATACAAGAGTAAAATATTGTGGTTGGACTTTAACTGTAAAGAGAGTTTATAATAAAAAAGTAACATCTTTTAATGATGAAGATGAAGTACATGAACATATCTTATCTGATGGATTAAATGAAAACATATTGAGTGGTAATATAAATCACTATAGTTATAGTTCAATTTCAGAATTTATTATAAAAGCAGATAGATATTCGACACTTTTTGCACAAAACAATGTGGGAAAAAAATCTTCAAGTCCTACAAAAGCATTTTTTAATGGGCTTTATTCTTTTATTAAAACTTATATTTTTAAACAAGGTTTTAGAGATGGCTATATTGGATTAATAATATCTTTTTCTCATATGGTTACAAATTTTTATAAGTATATCAAACTTTATGAATTAAATCTTGAAGAAAAAAAGAGTAAAAAATGA
- a CDS encoding glycosyltransferase family 4 protein: MKNILEICLSPNLGGLELYMKNITKYLDTTAVINKKSKLKNIFEKEKLNYFVISRYNFYKLAKIIDKENIDIIHIHWTKDIPIVVFAKLISKRKPKIIQTRHMHMTRFKSDFYHKFLYKNIDMIIAVTNLVKEQLEKFIPIEIQPKIKTIYLGVDNPKILSNNEKINLKQSLAIQNEFIICIVGRIEKAKGQHIVLDAVEKLRIDNINAKALIIGHAMDKHYFDTLKYKYPHDIFTDFVINPTDYMQISDCVILSTENETFGLVLIEAMKCQICVLGSNNGGPREIIDNQENGILFTSMDSEDLYKNLKTIFYNTKLKNKLARNGELKANKYFDSKIQFEKIKSILYDCIKE, from the coding sequence ATGAAAAATATATTAGAAATTTGCCTTTCTCCAAATTTAGGTGGTCTTGAATTATATATGAAAAATATTACAAAATATCTTGATACTACTGCTGTTATTAATAAAAAATCAAAACTAAAAAATATTTTCGAAAAAGAAAAACTGAACTATTTTGTAATTTCAAGATATAACTTTTATAAACTTGCAAAAATTATAGATAAAGAAAATATTGATATAATTCATATTCACTGGACAAAAGACATTCCAATTGTTGTTTTTGCAAAACTTATTTCAAAAAGAAAACCTAAAATTATACAAACAAGACACATGCATATGACTAGATTTAAAAGTGATTTTTATCATAAGTTTTTATATAAGAATATTGACATGATAATTGCTGTAACTAATTTGGTAAAAGAACAACTTGAGAAATTTATACCAATAGAAATACAACCTAAAATAAAAACCATATATCTTGGGGTAGACAATCCAAAAATTTTATCAAATAATGAAAAAATAAATTTAAAACAATCTTTAGCCATTCAAAATGAATTTATAATATGTATAGTTGGAAGAATAGAAAAAGCTAAAGGACAACATATAGTTTTAGATGCTGTTGAAAAACTAAGAATTGATAATATAAATGCAAAAGCTTTAATAATAGGACACGCTATGGATAAACACTATTTTGACACATTAAAATATAAATATCCACATGATATATTTACAGATTTTGTAATTAATCCAACTGATTATATGCAAATATCTGATTGTGTAATTTTATCAACAGAAAATGAAACTTTTGGATTAGTATTAATTGAAGCTATGAAATGTCAAATTTGTGTATTAGGAAGTAATAATGGAGGTCCACGTGAAATTATAGATAATCAAGAGAATGGTATTTTATTTACAAGTATGGATAGTGAAGATTTATATAAAAATCTTAAAACAATTTTTTATAATACTAAATTAAAAAATAAGCTCGCAAGAAATGGAGAGCTAAAAGCTAATAAATATTTTGATAGTAAAATACAATTTGAAAAAATAAAAAGTATTTTATATGATTGTATTAAAGAATAA
- a CDS encoding diacylglycerol kinase has product MQNKPKYNLFKNWKYAIDGLITAIKTESSFRLELFFAVFIIAGILYIDTSLTNKLILLISGILVLIVELVNSAIENVVDLCTKEIHPLAKNAKDIGSTAVMFSISLHCVCWIFILLFT; this is encoded by the coding sequence ATGCAAAATAAACCAAAATATAATTTATTCAAAAACTGGAAATATGCTATTGATGGCTTAATAACTGCTATAAAAACAGAGAGTTCTTTTAGACTTGAACTTTTTTTTGCAGTTTTTATAATAGCAGGAATTTTATATATTGATACAAGTTTGACAAATAAATTAATATTACTTATTAGTGGGATTTTAGTTTTAATTGTGGAATTAGTAAACTCTGCTATTGAAAATGTTGTGGATTTATGCACAAAGGAGATTCATCCATTAGCTAAAAATGCCAAAGATATAGGCTCAACTGCTGTGATGTTTAGTATAAGTTTACATTGTGTTTGTTGGATTTTTATTTTACTTTTTACTTAG
- the gmhA gene encoding D-sedoheptulose 7-phosphate isomerase: MKNAIIKEFLAHQETIAKVLETMQEPLLEASKIAVETLKNGNKILLCGNGGSAADAQHFAAELTGRYKTERRGLPGIALTTDTSALTAIGNDYGYDRVFDRQVEALANKGDLLIGISTSGNSTNVINALKVARELGCKTIGLTGRDGGKMNEFCDINIVVPSNDTPRIQEMHILFEHTICQIIDNELS; this comes from the coding sequence ATGAAAAATGCAATAATTAAAGAATTTTTAGCACACCAAGAAACAATAGCAAAAGTTCTAGAAACTATGCAAGAACCACTTCTAGAAGCTTCAAAAATTGCAGTTGAAACACTAAAAAATGGTAATAAAATACTGCTTTGTGGAAATGGAGGAAGTGCAGCTGACGCACAACATTTTGCAGCTGAATTAACAGGAAGATATAAAACTGAAAGAAGAGGATTACCAGGTATTGCTCTTACAACAGATACAAGTGCCTTAACTGCTATTGGAAATGACTATGGATATGATAGAGTTTTTGATAGACAAGTTGAAGCATTAGCAAATAAAGGTGATTTACTTATAGGTATTTCTACTTCGGGAAATAGTACAAATGTTATAAATGCATTAAAAGTAGCAAGAGAACTAGGTTGTAAAACTATTGGGCTAACAGGAAGAGATGGTGGAAAGATGAATGAGTTTTGTGATATAAATATAGTCGTTCCTTCAAATGATACACCAAGAATACAAGAGATGCATATACTTTTTGAGCATACTATTTGTCAGATTATTGATAATGAATTAAGTTAA